One stretch of Chiroxiphia lanceolata isolate bChiLan1 chromosome 1, bChiLan1.pri, whole genome shotgun sequence DNA includes these proteins:
- the TRA2A gene encoding transformer-2 protein homolog alpha isoform X2 yields the protein MSNRRRHTGSRANPDPNTCLGVFGLSLYTTERDLREVFSRYGPLTGVNVVYDQRTGRSRGFAFVYFERIDDSKEAMEHANGMELDGRRIRVDYSITKRAHTPTPGIYMGRPTHSGGGGGGGAGRRRDSYYDRGYDRGYDRYEEYDYRYRRRSPSPYYSRYRSRSRSRSYSPRRY from the exons ATGTCCAACAGGAGAAGGCACACTGGCAGCAGA GCTAATCCAGATCCCAATACCTGTCTTGGAGTGTTTGGCCTCAGTTTGTATACCACTGAGAGAGATTTGCGTGAAGTCTTCTCCCGTTATGGACCTTTGACTGGTGTCAATGTGGTTTATGATCAACGGACTGGACGATCAAGAggatttgcttttgtttattttgagaGAATTGACGATTCTAAAGAG GCGATGGAGCACGCAAATGGAATGGAGCTGGATGGCAGGAGGATTCGGGTGGATTACTCGATCACCAAGAGAGCACATACACCCACCCCAGGCATCTACATGGGCAGGCCAACACA CAGTGGAGGAGGTGGTGGCGGTGGAGCTGGTCGTCGCCGGGACTCATATTATGATAGGGGCTATGACAGAGGATATGACAGATATGAAGAATATGACTACAGATACAG gAGACGATCGCCATCGCCTTACTATAGTCGATACCGATCACGATCAAGATCCCGTTCCTATAGTCCAA GGCGCTACTGA
- the TRA2A gene encoding transformer-2 protein homolog alpha isoform X1 — translation MSDVEENNFEGRESRSQSKSPAGSPARVKSESRSGSRSPSRASKHSESHSRSRSKSRSRSRRHSHRRYTRSRSHSHSHRRRSRSRSYTPEYRRRRSRSHSPMSNRRRHTGSRANPDPNTCLGVFGLSLYTTERDLREVFSRYGPLTGVNVVYDQRTGRSRGFAFVYFERIDDSKEAMEHANGMELDGRRIRVDYSITKRAHTPTPGIYMGRPTHSGGGGGGGAGRRRDSYYDRGYDRGYDRYEEYDYRYRRRSPSPYYSRYRSRSRSRSYSPRRY, via the exons ATGAGCGACGTGGAGGAGAACAACTTCGAGGGGAGG GAGTCTCGCTCCCAGTCAAAATCTCCAGCTGGGAGTCCTGCTCGTGTAAAATCGGAGAGCAGGTCAGGATCTCGCAGTCCATCGAGGGCTTCCAAACATTCTGAATCGCACTCGAGGTCAAGATCAAAATCAAG ATCCAGGTCCAGAAGACACTCGCACAGACGTTACACTCGGTCCAGATCCCATTCTCATTCCCATAGGAGACGTTCTCGAAGCAGATCGTACACCCCAGAGTACCGTCGTCGAAGGAGCCGTAGTCATTCTCCTATGTCCAACAGGAGAAGGCACACTGGCAGCAGA GCTAATCCAGATCCCAATACCTGTCTTGGAGTGTTTGGCCTCAGTTTGTATACCACTGAGAGAGATTTGCGTGAAGTCTTCTCCCGTTATGGACCTTTGACTGGTGTCAATGTGGTTTATGATCAACGGACTGGACGATCAAGAggatttgcttttgtttattttgagaGAATTGACGATTCTAAAGAG GCGATGGAGCACGCAAATGGAATGGAGCTGGATGGCAGGAGGATTCGGGTGGATTACTCGATCACCAAGAGAGCACATACACCCACCCCAGGCATCTACATGGGCAGGCCAACACA CAGTGGAGGAGGTGGTGGCGGTGGAGCTGGTCGTCGCCGGGACTCATATTATGATAGGGGCTATGACAGAGGATATGACAGATATGAAGAATATGACTACAGATACAG gAGACGATCGCCATCGCCTTACTATAGTCGATACCGATCACGATCAAGATCCCGTTCCTATAGTCCAA GGCGCTACTGA